One part of the Thermoanaerobacterium sp. CMT5567-10 genome encodes these proteins:
- a CDS encoding sugar transferase, with protein MRYKSFNIVIDAFALLLSFVFSLFLRFSFIFKNIDIEWYIYSFLIIMVTDLLVLYFKGLYEKNFSNVFEQVSIIFEGLIYSTSLYIIMSYSIKNTIFSRLTLGYFIILSFVFQVIGKYFILYLIKKEYSKGKGLVNTIVIGEIQPFSENLIKEIDTKHVFGLKILGVLSKHVENSSFLNCVGDIRDFKKIINEYNVKSIIITSKVDNVEEIIDYCLLKYISIYTLGNAVDLMNYPVEIVFIEDTPILKIKDVLISGTTARLKRLIDFMLSLFLIIILSPLLVLISILIKITSPGPILFKHKRLGLNGKLIDVYKFRTMVVNAQEVLEKILSEHPDLKKEYEETFKLKDDPRMTKIGKILRKTSLDELPQLFNVIKGDMSLVGPRPIVLEEINMYKEHGKYLLRVLPGVTGLWQVSGRNNVDYEERIKMDMQYIMNWNLWLDLNILFKTIPAVLKKDGAY; from the coding sequence ATGAGATATAAATCTTTTAATATAGTAATAGATGCGTTTGCTCTATTACTTTCCTTTGTTTTTTCTTTATTTTTACGCTTTAGTTTTATTTTTAAAAATATTGATATTGAATGGTATATATATTCTTTCTTAATTATTATGGTTACAGATTTGTTAGTGCTATATTTTAAAGGATTGTATGAAAAAAATTTTAGTAATGTATTTGAACAAGTAAGTATTATATTTGAAGGGTTAATATATTCTACATCTTTATATATTATAATGTCATATTCCATTAAGAATACTATATTTTCAAGATTAACTTTAGGGTATTTTATCATATTATCGTTTGTATTTCAAGTTATTGGTAAATATTTTATCTTATATCTTATAAAGAAAGAATATAGCAAAGGAAAAGGATTAGTCAACACAATTGTAATTGGCGAGATTCAACCTTTTAGTGAAAATTTAATAAAAGAAATAGATACAAAACATGTATTTGGACTTAAAATATTAGGCGTTTTATCTAAACATGTCGAGAATAGCAGTTTTTTGAATTGTGTTGGAGATATTAGAGATTTTAAAAAAATTATTAATGAATATAATGTTAAATCGATAATTATTACTTCCAAAGTTGATAATGTTGAAGAAATTATTGATTATTGTCTTTTAAAATATATAAGTATTTACACTTTAGGAAATGCGGTTGATTTGATGAACTATCCAGTGGAAATTGTATTTATAGAAGATACTCCTATATTAAAAATAAAAGATGTTTTAATCAGTGGGACAACTGCAAGGTTGAAGAGACTAATTGATTTTATGCTTTCATTGTTTTTAATAATAATTTTATCACCATTATTAGTTTTGATTTCTATTTTGATAAAAATAACTTCGCCTGGGCCTATACTTTTTAAGCATAAGAGGCTTGGATTGAACGGAAAATTAATTGATGTTTATAAATTTAGAACTATGGTAGTAAATGCACAGGAAGTATTAGAAAAAATTTTATCTGAGCATCCCGATTTAAAAAAGGAATATGAAGAGACATTTAAACTAAAAGATGATCCAAGAATGACGAAAATAGGGAAGATTCTTAGGAAAACGAGTCTTGATGAATTGCCACAGCTTTTTAATGTCATAAAAGGTGATATGAGCTTAGTTGGACCAAGACCAATTGTTTTAGAGGAAATAAATATGTATAAAGAACATGGAAAGTATCTTTTGCGTGTACTGCCTGGTGTAACAGGATTGTGGCAGGTTAGCGGCAGGAATAACGTGGATTATGAAGAAAGAATAAAAATGGATATGCAGTATATTATGAATTGGAATTTATGGCTTGACTTAAATATTCTCTTTAAGACTATACCTGCTGTACTTAAAAAAGATGGAGCATATTGA
- the rfbD gene encoding dTDP-4-dehydrorhamnose reductase, with protein MKILVTGKTGQLGYDLYELLKGSEDIILAGRDEFDITNIDATHKFVKEYLPDIVIHCAAYTKVDDCERNIDLAYNVNALGAGNIASICSDINAKMVYISTDYVFDGSKNIPYTEFDTPNPLNVYGKSKLAGENLVKEILDKHYVVRTSWLYGINGNNFVKTMLRLSKDRNMLKVVNDQHGVPTFTKDLAEGLYFLVKTDAYGTYHMTNSGETTWYEFAKKIFEIANVNINVEPITTEEYNAPALRPKYSVLNNYVLKLRFNYELRNWEDGLRSYLELLA; from the coding sequence TTGAAAATATTAGTAACGGGTAAAACAGGTCAGCTTGGATATGATTTATATGAGCTTTTAAAAGGCAGTGAAGATATTATATTAGCAGGAAGAGATGAATTTGATATAACCAATATAGATGCTACGCATAAATTTGTAAAAGAATATCTACCTGATATAGTGATACATTGTGCAGCATATACAAAAGTAGATGATTGTGAAAGAAATATTGATTTGGCTTATAATGTAAATGCTTTAGGTGCAGGTAATATTGCCTCTATATGCAGTGACATAAATGCTAAAATGGTGTATATATCGACAGATTATGTTTTTGATGGGAGTAAAAACATACCATATACAGAATTTGATACACCAAATCCTTTAAATGTTTATGGCAAGAGTAAACTGGCAGGAGAAAACTTGGTAAAAGAAATATTGGACAAACATTATGTTGTAAGGACGTCATGGTTATATGGCATAAATGGCAATAACTTTGTAAAAACAATGTTAAGATTATCTAAAGATAGAAATATGTTAAAAGTAGTCAATGATCAGCATGGGGTACCTACTTTTACAAAAGATCTTGCAGAAGGATTATATTTCCTTGTAAAAACAGATGCATACGGAACATATCACATGACAAACAGCGGAGAAACGACTTGGTATGAATTTGCTAAAAAGATATTTGAAATAGCCAATGTGAATATTAATGTGGAACCTATAACGACAGAAGAATATAATGCACCGGCATTAAGACCGAAATATTCTGTTCTTAATAATTATGTTTTAAAATTGAGATTTAACTATGAGTTAAGAAATTGGGAAGATGGATTAAGGAGTTATCTTGAATTATTAGCTTAA
- a CDS encoding sugar phosphate nucleotidyltransferase, with product MKGVILAGGTGSRLFPLTKVTNKHLLPVGKYPMIYYPIYRLIEAGITEILIVTGKEHMGSVVNLLGSGYELGVEFTYKIQDQPGGIAQALGLAEHFVNGDKCVVILGDNIFEDNINSFVSSFKKQEKGAKVLLKEVPDPERFGVAELKGDKIISIEEKPKNPKSNYCVTGIYMYDSRVFDIIKTLKPSGRGELEITDVNNAYIKDGTLTYDILEGSWTDAGTFESLKRANELSYNIELNFNDALEYAAATKEMGD from the coding sequence TTGAAAGGTGTAATATTAGCTGGTGGAACAGGTTCAAGGTTGTTTCCATTGACAAAAGTGACCAACAAGCATTTGCTACCTGTAGGTAAGTATCCAATGATTTATTATCCTATTTATAGGTTAATTGAAGCAGGAATTACAGAAATACTTATTGTGACTGGGAAAGAGCATATGGGCAGTGTTGTAAATCTTCTTGGCAGCGGTTATGAGCTCGGTGTAGAATTTACATATAAAATTCAGGATCAGCCTGGTGGTATAGCGCAAGCTTTGGGATTAGCCGAGCATTTTGTAAATGGTGATAAATGTGTTGTAATACTTGGTGATAACATATTTGAAGATAATATCAATTCATTTGTGTCAAGCTTTAAAAAACAAGAAAAAGGCGCGAAAGTTTTATTAAAAGAAGTTCCAGATCCAGAAAGATTTGGTGTTGCAGAGTTAAAGGGAGATAAAATAATATCAATTGAAGAAAAGCCTAAAAATCCGAAAAGCAATTACTGTGTAACAGGGATATACATGTATGACAGCAGAGTTTTTGATATAATCAAAACACTAAAGCCGTCTGGAAGAGGAGAACTTGAAATAACAGACGTAAATAATGCATACATAAAAGATGGTACGTTAACGTATGACATACTTGAGGGTTCATGGACAGATGCAGGTACGTTTGAATCATTAAAAAGAGCGAATGAATTATCGTATAATATAGAGCTTAATTTTAATGACGCTTTAGAATATGCAGCAGCTACAAAAGAAATGGGGGATTAG
- the rfbB gene encoding dTDP-glucose 4,6-dehydratase — protein sequence MKVLVTGGAGFIGSNFIKYMLKEHKDYKVINLDKLTYAGNLENLKDVENNSNYVFIKGDITDRDIVEKIFSDGIDYVVNFAAESHVDRSIEDPGIFLKTNVLGTQVLLDAAKKYGVKKYLQVSTDEVYGSLGETGYFTEQTSLSPNSPYSASKASADLLVRAYHHTFGIPVNITRCSNNYGPYQFPEKLIPLMIINALHGKELPVYGDGLNVRDWLYVEDHCRAIDLVLHKGKIGEVYNIGGNNEKANIEIVRLILKELDKPESLIKYVKDRPGHDRRYAIDSSKIQNELGWKPTYNFDEGMKKTIRWYLDNEEWWEKIISGEYKDYYEKMYKNR from the coding sequence ATGAAGGTATTGGTAACAGGTGGAGCAGGGTTCATAGGAAGTAATTTTATAAAATACATGCTTAAAGAACATAAAGATTATAAAGTAATAAATCTTGATAAACTTACATATGCAGGAAATCTTGAAAACTTAAAAGATGTAGAAAATAACTCTAATTATGTATTTATTAAAGGCGATATAACAGACAGAGATATAGTTGAAAAAATATTTTCGGATGGCATAGATTATGTTGTAAACTTTGCTGCAGAGTCTCATGTTGACAGAAGTATAGAAGATCCAGGTATATTTTTAAAAACTAATGTTTTAGGTACACAGGTTTTATTGGATGCAGCAAAAAAGTATGGCGTTAAGAAGTATTTACAGGTATCTACTGATGAGGTATACGGTTCACTTGGAGAAACAGGGTATTTTACCGAACAAACATCATTATCACCGAACAGCCCTTATTCTGCAAGTAAAGCATCGGCAGATTTGCTTGTTCGAGCTTATCATCATACGTTTGGAATACCTGTAAATATAACAAGATGCTCAAATAATTATGGACCATATCAATTTCCTGAAAAATTAATACCTCTTATGATAATAAATGCATTGCATGGCAAAGAGCTGCCGGTATATGGTGATGGATTAAATGTAAGAGATTGGTTATATGTGGAAGATCATTGTAGAGCAATTGATTTGGTACTGCACAAAGGAAAAATTGGTGAAGTATATAATATAGGTGGAAACAATGAGAAAGCAAATATAGAGATTGTGAGACTTATATTAAAAGAACTTGATAAGCCTGAATCATTAATTAAATATGTGAAAGATAGGCCAGGACATGATAGGCGCTATGCTATAGATTCATCAAAAATACAAAATGAACTTGGTTGGAAACCTACATATAATTTTGACGAAGGTATGAAAAAAACGATAAGATGGTATTTAGATAATGAAGAATGGTGGGAAAAGATAATATCTGGAGAATATAAGGACTACTATGAAAAGATGTATAAAAACAGGTAG
- a CDS encoding glycosyltransferase: MKVSVIIPTLNCEKTIENILKRLKNQTQKADEVIVVDSESNDNTVEIAEKEGAKVLKIKRRDFDHGGTRNFAVENSIGDIIIFLTQDALPYDEHFIENIITPLKNSDVAAVYGRQIADEKAIPTEKFARLFNYPEKGFIKSKENINELKIKAFFFSNVCSAIRRKEFEQVGRFPDRTIMNEDMIIASKLILNGYKIVYAPNAKVIHYHNYSPIKQFRRNFDIGVFFSQNSWILKYGKADGEGIKFLKDEIKFLWHSDKKWIVYAMVDAIFRYSGYQCGLRHRFIPLFIKKRISINQNYWLNEERGS; the protein is encoded by the coding sequence ATGAAAGTTTCGGTGATAATTCCAACTCTAAATTGTGAAAAAACGATTGAAAATATTTTAAAAAGGTTAAAGAATCAGACGCAAAAAGCCGATGAAGTAATAGTAGTGGATTCTGAATCTAATGACAATACTGTAGAGATTGCAGAAAAAGAAGGAGCTAAAGTTTTAAAAATAAAACGACGGGATTTTGACCATGGTGGCACGAGAAATTTTGCTGTAGAAAATTCTATAGGGGATATTATTATTTTTTTAACACAGGATGCACTTCCATATGATGAGCATTTTATTGAAAACATCATTACACCATTAAAAAATAGTGATGTTGCTGCAGTATATGGAAGGCAAATAGCAGATGAAAAAGCTATACCAACTGAGAAGTTTGCGAGACTTTTTAACTATCCGGAAAAAGGATTTATAAAAAGCAAAGAAAATATTAATGAATTAAAGATTAAAGCATTTTTTTTCTCAAATGTGTGTTCTGCAATAAGGAGAAAAGAATTTGAGCAGGTTGGGAGATTTCCGGATAGGACTATTATGAATGAAGATATGATTATTGCATCGAAGCTTATATTAAATGGATATAAGATAGTATATGCTCCAAACGCAAAAGTCATTCATTATCATAATTATAGTCCAATAAAACAATTTAGAAGAAATTTTGATATCGGTGTGTTTTTTTCACAAAATAGTTGGATTTTAAAATATGGTAAAGCAGATGGTGAAGGAATTAAATTTTTGAAAGATGAGATTAAGTTTTTATGGCATAGTGATAAAAAATGGATAGTTTATGCAATGGTTGATGCTATATTCAGATATTCTGGGTATCAGTGCGGTTTAAGGCATAGATTTATTCCATTGTTTATAAAAAAAAGAATAAGTATAAATCAAAATTATTGGTTGAATGAAGAAAGGGGATCTTGA
- a CDS encoding DEAD/DEAH box helicase, whose protein sequence is MARLDPLSATERIVNRYLSYLGTTFSFNDANLQKQLKEELRKIDKFSKGPILEATPPFESGSSIEDLIKEDVLTSEFRKLCTDELPLDRNLYLHQKNAIYKLVNDKRNLIVATGTGSGKTETFLIPILNHLFREKENGELGPGVRALLLYPMNALANDQLKRLRRLLKNYPDITFGSYTGETEIEEKRAVEQFKKLYSEEELLPNEILSRERMQNTPPNILLTNYAMLEYLLLRPNDNVFFDGEYANRWKFIVIDEIHIYSGAKGIELAMLLRRLKDRVVKSQHGVLKCIGTSATLVGESENDYKGVTEFAERLFGEEFQWIKGDPKRQDVVIGTKKRLVISKESRYKPDSNIYNIWSEIVEGNDANKIERLIEEGMKAGIPVDVLDEAKEKSDGDWRKFIYIALSSDSRLITLQTKLEEKPQYLSKIADILFEDESNRQQLLVSLVHLANNAKMGINEQPLLPARYHFFVRALEGGFISLFPERHLYLERREWIEDEKGHEYRVFEIATCSQCNSIYLIGEIDRKDNMKFLKQSGYHYLEDNSNLEYFLLVENKELVPENEDEIVSSGEDVDFSEKEYVLCGKCGAIREINETGDFCHCGKEYEVRVVKSDGKKGLLHKCPACGMMNTIGSVARRFVIGSEAATSVLSTALYQEIPDEDVDKKDSDKNEDSLWDDDISESDVTESNRRMLIFSDSRQDAAFFSTYLQTSYNQILQRRLIIMTLEKYKDKVINNEWRIEDLALYLKRFLSDLKIFDLSQQQLEEEAWKWVLYEFMGRGGSTSLEPLGLLGFTPDVPPDIHFARGYKTDPWNLTDDEMSGLMMVLLDSIRKNGAICFPDSVSPKDQFFAPLNREFYFKNNYAVPGYIYSWIPYSKGKNNAIRNNTRLDFLMRFFKAKGKDINRDEIEEFLKILWEKLLANNKSLWSKYLSSHFERNGVGQVYRLNLDYWKIAPSIIDESIKWYRCTKCNRLTLHNVLGVCPTYRCDGHLIECDPKNIFKDNHYRKLYTDILPLRLKTSEHTAQLTTETAAEIQRKFEKGEINVLSSSTTFELGVDVGDLETVFMRNVPPTPANYVQRAGRAGRRTSATAFVLTFAQRRSHDFTYYLDPLNIVNGKVQTPHIEIKNEKIIKRHIYAVALAMFWKSNRNFFGEVNKFFVEDGTPITTIISNFLAKKPIELKESLLRIVPADLHDVLGINDWKWVYGLLDDKEGVLKKAEANLLNDLNELRNIEKECVNAKDYSKASEINRMINTLERRYILNYLSQNNVIPKYGFPVDVVELKVDHHGDEAKGLELTRDLKIALSEYAPESQIVAGGKLWTSRYIKKLPDREPVKYNYAICDYCGNYYSNIADNQNDLDTCKVCGHKIGNNRGIFITPEFGFIAGKPQKPTLVKPERTYSTRKYFADEGEKIEENYDYEIGGFHINVKAGDGKLAVINSAGKRGFKVCESCGYAEINTGSPIKSHKTPMGKNCKGKLSRYSLGYEFKTDILMLKIIGYSNSQEGFWESLLYGLIEGACRELEIERQDIDGTLYAYSKDPFSPAIVLFDDVPGGAGQVKRIANRESFIRVLNRTLDLVLNCECGGERADTSCYGCLRNYTNQYCHDKLKRIYVIDFIKELLNK, encoded by the coding sequence GTGGCAAGACTAGACCCGCTTTCTGCAACTGAAAGAATTGTAAATAGATATTTGAGTTATCTTGGGACTACATTTTCATTTAATGATGCAAATTTACAAAAACAATTGAAGGAAGAGCTAAGAAAAATAGATAAATTTTCGAAAGGACCAATATTAGAAGCGACACCACCTTTTGAAAGTGGCAGCTCTATAGAAGATTTAATTAAAGAAGATGTTTTAACAAGTGAATTTAGGAAACTTTGTACTGATGAGCTTCCATTAGATCGCAATTTGTATTTACATCAGAAAAATGCAATTTATAAATTAGTTAACGACAAAAGAAATCTAATCGTTGCAACGGGTACAGGAAGTGGTAAAACTGAGACTTTTTTAATACCTATTCTAAATCATTTATTTAGAGAAAAAGAAAATGGAGAGTTAGGGCCAGGAGTTAGAGCTTTACTATTATATCCCATGAACGCCCTTGCAAATGATCAATTAAAGAGGCTGCGCAGACTTCTCAAAAATTACCCCGACATTACATTTGGAAGTTATACAGGTGAAACTGAAATAGAAGAAAAACGTGCTGTAGAACAATTTAAAAAGTTGTATTCAGAAGAAGAATTGTTGCCAAATGAAATATTGTCAAGGGAAAGGATGCAGAATACACCGCCAAATATTTTACTTACTAACTATGCTATGCTGGAGTATTTGCTCCTTAGGCCTAACGATAATGTGTTTTTTGATGGGGAATATGCAAATAGGTGGAAATTTATTGTTATCGATGAAATACATATATATTCTGGAGCAAAAGGTATTGAGCTGGCTATGCTCTTAAGACGACTTAAAGATAGGGTAGTAAAGAGCCAACATGGTGTGCTAAAGTGTATAGGCACAAGTGCAACACTTGTTGGTGAGAGTGAAAATGACTATAAGGGTGTTACAGAATTTGCAGAAAGACTATTTGGAGAGGAGTTTCAGTGGATTAAAGGTGATCCAAAACGTCAAGATGTTGTGATAGGAACTAAAAAGAGACTTGTTATTTCTAAAGAAAGTCGATATAAACCTGATTCTAATATTTACAATATATGGTCTGAAATAGTTGAAGGAAATGATGCAAATAAAATTGAAAGATTAATTGAAGAAGGGATGAAGGCAGGTATACCTGTTGATGTTTTAGATGAGGCTAAGGAAAAATCAGATGGAGATTGGAGAAAGTTCATTTATATTGCATTAAGTTCCGATAGTCGATTGATTACACTGCAAACTAAGTTAGAAGAAAAGCCTCAGTATTTATCGAAAATTGCTGATATCTTGTTTGAAGATGAAAGCAATAGGCAGCAACTTTTAGTTTCGTTAGTCCACTTGGCAAATAACGCAAAAATGGGTATAAATGAACAGCCTTTACTTCCTGCAAGGTATCATTTTTTTGTGCGCGCCCTTGAAGGAGGCTTTATTTCTCTTTTTCCTGAAAGACATTTATATTTAGAAAGGCGTGAATGGATAGAAGATGAAAAAGGACATGAATACAGAGTTTTTGAAATTGCAACTTGTTCTCAGTGTAATTCTATATATTTAATAGGCGAAATTGATAGAAAAGACAACATGAAATTTTTAAAACAATCTGGATATCATTATTTAGAAGATAATAGCAATCTAGAATATTTTTTACTGGTTGAAAACAAAGAACTTGTACCGGAAAACGAAGATGAGATAGTTTCATCTGGTGAAGATGTAGATTTTTCAGAAAAAGAATATGTGCTTTGCGGTAAATGTGGAGCTATAAGAGAGATAAATGAAACAGGTGATTTTTGTCATTGTGGTAAAGAATATGAAGTTCGTGTTGTAAAAAGCGATGGCAAAAAAGGTTTGTTGCATAAATGCCCAGCTTGTGGAATGATGAATACGATAGGCTCGGTAGCAAGAAGATTTGTCATTGGAAGTGAAGCTGCTACAAGTGTTTTATCAACGGCTCTTTACCAAGAGATTCCGGATGAAGATGTTGATAAAAAAGATAGCGATAAAAATGAAGATTCATTGTGGGATGATGATATATCAGAAAGTGATGTAACTGAGAGCAATCGTAGAATGCTTATATTCTCTGATAGTAGACAGGATGCAGCGTTTTTTTCTACGTATTTACAAACGTCTTATAATCAAATTTTACAAAGACGCCTTATCATTATGACATTGGAAAAATATAAGGACAAAGTTATTAATAATGAATGGAGGATAGAGGATTTAGCTCTATATTTAAAAAGATTTTTAAGTGATTTAAAGATTTTTGATTTAAGTCAACAACAATTGGAAGAAGAAGCTTGGAAATGGGTGCTTTACGAGTTTATGGGAAGGGGCGGTTCAACCAGTTTGGAGCCCCTTGGACTTTTAGGGTTTACCCCTGACGTACCACCCGATATACATTTTGCAAGAGGATATAAAACTGATCCATGGAACCTAACGGATGATGAGATGTCTGGTTTGATGATGGTTCTTTTAGATAGCATAAGGAAAAACGGCGCTATTTGCTTTCCTGACAGTGTAAGCCCCAAAGACCAATTTTTTGCACCATTAAATAGAGAATTTTATTTTAAAAATAATTATGCGGTACCTGGTTATATATATAGCTGGATACCTTATTCTAAAGGAAAAAACAATGCTATAAGGAATAATACGCGCCTTGATTTTCTGATGCGCTTTTTTAAAGCAAAGGGGAAGGATATTAACCGCGATGAAATAGAAGAATTTTTGAAAATACTTTGGGAGAAATTATTGGCAAATAATAAATCGCTTTGGAGTAAATATCTATCAAGTCATTTTGAGCGTAATGGTGTTGGACAAGTATATAGGTTAAATTTAGATTATTGGAAAATCGCACCTTCTATAATAGATGAGTCAATAAAATGGTACAGATGTACTAAATGCAATAGGCTTACGTTACACAATGTTTTAGGAGTTTGTCCCACCTATCGGTGTGATGGTCATTTAATTGAGTGCGATCCAAAGAATATATTTAAGGATAATCACTATAGGAAGCTTTATACAGATATACTTCCGTTGAGACTAAAGACAAGTGAGCATACTGCACAGCTTACCACCGAGACAGCAGCAGAAATTCAAAGAAAATTTGAAAAAGGTGAGATCAATGTTTTAAGTAGTTCTACTACATTTGAATTAGGCGTTGATGTAGGAGATTTAGAGACGGTGTTTATGAGAAATGTACCTCCGACGCCTGCTAATTATGTGCAGAGAGCAGGACGTGCAGGCAGGAGGACTAGTGCGACAGCATTTGTACTTACGTTTGCACAAAGGCGATCGCATGATTTCACCTATTATTTAGATCCGTTAAATATTGTCAATGGGAAGGTTCAAACGCCTCACATTGAGATTAAAAATGAAAAGATTATAAAAAGACACATTTATGCCGTGGCATTGGCAATGTTTTGGAAATCAAATCGAAATTTTTTTGGGGAAGTTAATAAATTTTTTGTAGAAGATGGAACGCCTATTACGACGATAATAAGTAATTTTTTGGCGAAAAAACCAATAGAATTGAAAGAAAGCCTTTTGAGAATTGTGCCGGCTGATTTACATGATGTACTTGGCATAAATGATTGGAAATGGGTTTATGGTTTGCTTGATGATAAAGAAGGCGTATTGAAAAAAGCAGAGGCAAATTTATTAAATGATCTTAATGAATTGAGAAATATTGAAAAGGAATGCGTAAATGCTAAAGATTATTCAAAGGCATCGGAAATTAACAGAATGATAAATACTTTAGAACGAAGATATATTCTCAATTATTTATCGCAAAATAATGTTATTCCTAAGTATGGATTTCCTGTGGATGTTGTGGAACTGAAAGTCGATCATCATGGTGATGAAGCAAAAGGATTGGAACTTACTAGGGATTTAAAAATAGCTCTGTCGGAGTATGCTCCAGAAAGTCAGATTGTCGCTGGAGGAAAATTGTGGACTAGTAGATACATTAAAAAATTGCCAGATAGAGAACCAGTCAAATATAATTATGCTATTTGTGATTATTGTGGAAATTATTATAGCAATATTGCAGATAATCAAAATGATCTTGATACTTGCAAAGTTTGTGGGCATAAGATTGGAAATAACCGTGGAATATTTATCACACCAGAGTTTGGTTTTATAGCAGGAAAACCTCAAAAGCCAACATTGGTAAAACCTGAAAGGACATACAGTACAAGGAAGTACTTTGCAGATGAAGGTGAAAAAATAGAGGAAAATTATGATTATGAGATAGGTGGTTTTCATATTAATGTAAAAGCTGGTGATGGGAAGCTAGCAGTGATAAACAGCGCAGGTAAGAGAGGTTTTAAGGTATGCGAAAGTTGCGGCTATGCAGAAATTAATACTGGCAGTCCTATAAAGTCACATAAAACTCCAATGGGCAAAAATTGCAAAGGCAAATTATCGCGTTATTCTCTTGGATATGAATTTAAAACGGATATATTAATGCTAAAGATCATAGGTTATTCTAATTCACAAGAAGGATTTTGGGAGTCATTATTGTATGGTTTGATTGAAGGAGCTTGTCGAGAACTGGAGATTGAGCGCCAAGATATTGATGGTACTTTATATGCATATTCTAAAGATCCTTTTAGTCCTGCTATTGTGTTATTTGATGATGTCCCAGGCGGAGCCGGACAAGTAAAAAGGATTGCCAATAGAGAAAGCTTTATAAGAGTCTTAAATAGGACATTAGATCTTGTTTTAAATTGCGAATGTGGTGGAGAAAGAGCTGATACAAGCTGCTATGGATGCTTACGCAACTATACGAATCAGTATTGCCATGACAAATTAAAGAGGATCTATGTAATAGACTTTATCAAAGAACTTTTAAATAAATAA
- a CDS encoding dTDP-4-dehydrorhamnose 3,5-epimerase family protein: MEELIQGVEVKKLIKHVDDRGFFMEILRDDDNLLKKFGQASMSLTYPGVIKAFHYHKLQDDLWFFPKGNAQVVLHDMRDDSPTKGMTNVFYMGEHNPILLLIPAGVAHGYRVLGNEPVIITYFTTMSYNPKNPDEYRIPWDDPTIGFDWTTKNR; encoded by the coding sequence ATGGAAGAATTAATACAAGGGGTAGAAGTAAAAAAACTCATAAAACATGTTGATGATAGAGGTTTTTTCATGGAGATATTAAGAGATGATGATAACCTCTTAAAAAAATTTGGACAGGCTTCTATGTCTTTAACGTATCCTGGTGTAATAAAGGCATTTCACTACCACAAATTACAGGATGATTTGTGGTTTTTCCCAAAAGGCAATGCACAGGTTGTACTGCATGATATGAGAGATGATTCGCCTACAAAAGGTATGACAAATGTATTTTATATGGGTGAGCATAATCCAATTTTATTATTAATACCTGCAGGTGTTGCACATGGATATAGAGTTTTGGGAAATGAACCTGTAATAATAACTTATTTTACTACAATGTCATATAATCCTAAAAATCCTGATGAATATAGGATACCATGGGATGATCCGACAATAGGGTTTGATTGGACTACAAAAAACAGGTGA